Proteins found in one Desulfobacterales bacterium genomic segment:
- the ppdK gene encoding pyruvate, phosphate dikinase — protein MSSSSKWVYDFDEVDQAEKYVGGDWEAVRGLLGGKGANLAEMVRIGIPVPPGFTVTTEACNAYLSAGESFPAGMWEQVLEAMQKIEADTGKKFGDAQNPLLVSCRSGGKFSMPGMMDTVLNIGLNDDTVQGMIKLTKDERFVYDAYRRLVQMFGCVVIGIPDEPFEEVITHARRKAGVKNDADLTADDWQAVTTEFKNIYKRYTRHDFPSDPLAQLRKATEAVFKSWNGKRAIDYRNAAGIAHDLGTAVNIVTMVFGNMGNTSATGVAMTRNASTGEKQIEGDYLTNAQGEDVVAGIRITDDIQKLKDEMPSAYQEFEDICQKLEKHYREMQDVEFTIENSKLWMLQTRDGKRTAQAAVRIAVDMVEEGLISKEEAVMRVTPDQVDFFLHPQFDVQAKQNAHSGGKFLAKGLNVSPGAAVGIVAFDADRAEQWAKEGGKDVIMVRPETKPDDVHGMLAAEGILTSRGGRTSHAALVARQFGTPAVVGVATLEIDLANRKMDVGIHEIKEGDWISIDGTAGEVFLGQLETMVPDINDPWLLKLLSWADEFRRLGVWANADYPKDAERAREYGAQGIGLCRTEHMFFEAERLPHVQKMIMTDLARERQEALDAILPFQREDFAGLFRAMDGLPVIIRLIDPPLHEFLPDRFDLMHELSDLKIRLQQAANLAQVDDLLEQIRLKETILKRVESLHEANPMLGLRGVRLGIQIPELTTMQVRAIFEAACAVAKDGVDVNPEVMIPLTSHVNELKIQRQALESEAKKVMKEQDMRIDYKFGTMIEIPRAAVTMDEIADYAEFISFGTNDLTQTTYGISRDDAEAGFLIEYISTGVLPDNPFATIDRNGVGELMRIAVTKGRAENPDLECGICGEHGGDPTSIQLCHELGLTYVSCSPFRVPIARLAAAHAALREKQAAEQDQKVA, from the coding sequence CTCGAGCAAATGGGTTTATGATTTTGACGAAGTCGATCAAGCTGAAAAATATGTCGGCGGAGACTGGGAGGCGGTACGCGGGCTTCTGGGCGGCAAAGGCGCCAACCTGGCTGAAATGGTGCGCATCGGCATACCGGTGCCGCCCGGATTTACGGTGACCACCGAAGCCTGCAATGCCTATCTGTCCGCCGGCGAAAGCTTTCCCGCCGGCATGTGGGAGCAGGTGCTGGAGGCCATGCAAAAAATCGAAGCGGACACCGGCAAGAAATTTGGTGATGCCCAAAACCCCCTGCTGGTTTCCTGCCGTTCGGGGGGCAAGTTTTCGATGCCCGGCATGATGGATACGGTTCTCAATATCGGGCTCAACGATGACACTGTCCAAGGCATGATCAAGCTAACCAAGGATGAACGTTTTGTCTATGATGCTTACAGGCGATTGGTGCAGATGTTTGGCTGTGTGGTTATCGGGATTCCCGATGAGCCTTTTGAAGAAGTCATCACCCATGCGCGCCGCAAAGCGGGTGTCAAAAACGATGCCGATCTAACCGCGGATGACTGGCAGGCGGTTACAACGGAATTTAAAAACATATACAAACGGTATACCCGCCATGATTTTCCCTCCGATCCGCTGGCCCAGTTGCGCAAGGCCACCGAAGCAGTATTTAAAAGCTGGAACGGCAAGCGGGCTATTGACTACCGCAATGCCGCCGGTATCGCTCATGACCTGGGCACAGCGGTGAATATCGTCACTATGGTATTTGGCAATATGGGCAACACCAGCGCCACCGGGGTGGCCATGACCCGCAATGCCTCCACTGGCGAGAAGCAAATTGAAGGCGATTATCTGACCAACGCCCAGGGAGAGGACGTGGTTGCCGGCATCCGCATCACCGACGATATTCAAAAATTAAAAGATGAGATGCCGTCGGCCTACCAGGAGTTTGAGGATATCTGTCAAAAACTGGAAAAGCATTACCGCGAGATGCAGGATGTGGAGTTTACCATTGAAAACAGCAAGCTTTGGATGCTGCAAACCCGTGATGGCAAGCGCACAGCCCAGGCAGCTGTGCGTATTGCGGTGGATATGGTCGAAGAAGGCCTGATCAGCAAAGAAGAAGCGGTCATGCGTGTCACTCCGGATCAAGTTGATTTCTTTTTGCATCCCCAATTTGATGTCCAGGCCAAACAAAACGCCCATAGCGGAGGAAAATTTTTGGCCAAAGGGCTGAATGTGTCGCCGGGCGCTGCAGTCGGTATTGTGGCCTTTGACGCCGATCGCGCCGAACAGTGGGCCAAGGAGGGGGGCAAAGATGTCATCATGGTGCGACCCGAGACCAAGCCTGACGATGTCCACGGCATGCTGGCCGCCGAAGGCATCCTGACAAGCCGCGGCGGGCGCACCAGTCATGCGGCTTTGGTGGCCAGGCAGTTTGGTACACCGGCGGTTGTGGGGGTTGCTACCCTCGAAATTGATCTGGCCAATCGAAAAATGGACGTGGGGATTCATGAAATAAAAGAAGGCGATTGGATTTCCATTGATGGCACCGCCGGCGAGGTCTTCCTGGGTCAGCTGGAGACCATGGTGCCGGATATCAACGATCCCTGGCTGCTGAAGCTGCTGTCCTGGGCCGATGAATTCCGGCGCCTGGGCGTCTGGGCCAATGCGGATTATCCCAAGGACGCTGAAAGGGCGCGTGAATACGGTGCCCAGGGGATCGGGCTTTGTCGCACCGAGCACATGTTTTTCGAGGCCGAGCGCCTGCCGCACGTTCAGAAAATGATCATGACCGATCTGGCGCGCGAACGGCAGGAGGCCCTGGATGCCATCTTGCCGTTCCAGCGCGAGGATTTTGCCGGGCTTTTCAGGGCCATGGACGGGCTGCCGGTGATCATTCGCCTGATCGATCCGCCTTTGCATGAGTTTTTACCCGATCGCTTTGATCTGATGCACGAGCTTTCAGATCTGAAGATTCGGCTGCAGCAGGCCGCCAACCTGGCCCAGGTGGATGATTTGCTCGAACAAATTCGCCTCAAAGAGACCATCCTCAAACGGGTGGAAAGCCTGCATGAGGCCAATCCTATGCTGGGTTTGCGCGGGGTACGGTTGGGCATCCAGATTCCGGAGCTGACCACCATGCAGGTGCGGGCCATATTTGAGGCTGCCTGCGCGGTGGCCAAAGATGGGGTCGATGTCAACCCGGAAGTCATGATTCCACTGACCAGCCATGTCAACGAGCTCAAGATTCAGCGCCAGGCCTTGGAAAGCGAGGCCAAAAAGGTGATGAAGGAACAGGATATGAGAATTGATTATAAATTTGGCACCATGATTGAGATCCCCCGCGCGGCCGTGACCATGGACGAAATCGCCGATTATGCAGAATTTATTTCTTTTGGCACCAACGACCTGACCCAGACCACCTATGGTATATCCCGGGACGACGCTGAAGCCGGTTTTTTAATAGAGTACATCTCCACCGGTGTTTTGCCGGACAACCCCTTTGCCACCATCGATCGCAATGGGGTGGGGGAATTGATGCGTATCGCAGTGACCAAAGGGCGTGCTGAAAACCCCGATCTGGAATGCGGTATCTGCGGTGAGCATGGCGGGGATCCGACTTCAATTCAGCTGTGCCATGAGCTGGGGTTGACCTATGTCTCCTGCTCGCCGTTCCGGGTGCCGATCGCCCGCCTGGCGGCGGCTCATGCTGCTTTACGTGAGAAACAGGCAGCCGAGCAGGACCAAAAAGTAGCCTAA